A stretch of Panthera uncia isolate 11264 chromosome A1 unlocalized genomic scaffold, Puncia_PCG_1.0 HiC_scaffold_16, whole genome shotgun sequence DNA encodes these proteins:
- the AMER2 gene encoding APC membrane recruitment protein 2 yields the protein MATSGRGGGGGGGGGGGGDRASAGGCRRKAAAAAGTLAADMDSHCDCAAETPAAEQPSGRINKAAFKLFRKRKSGGAMPSIFGVKNKGDAKGSGPTGMARSRTHDGLAEGARGEDAAGHRRAEEPRAPPEPGAGEEAHPAEEACRTGDAPAPPVPLLDAECGGRAAAAPDPSSVDPPSDPSADRICLMFSDVTSLKSFDSLTGCGDIIADPEDEAGPSCDKHAPGPGKPALSKKNPGVVAYQGGGEEMASPDELDDTYLQEFWDMLSQTEDQARGPQEAAATAAAAAAAAALDAQVGPETPKDARCAEGAKDVPLGKHRRLNRVPMELHPKEEPKPPEKEQQEGVPNSDEGYWDSTTPGPEEDSAGGGGGGGGRKAALPRDSYSGDALYDLYSDPDAGPAVVPASEETACLSRLKPVSPVTITCPLRTPGSLLKDSKIPISIKHLANLPSSHPVAHQQPVRSEMPRTKIPVSKVLVRRVSNRGLAGTTIRAAACHDTAKKL from the exons ATGGCGACGAgcgggcgcggcggcggcggcggcggcggcggcggcggcggcggcgaccgCGCGTCCGCGGGGGGCTGCAGGAGGAaggcggcggccgcggccggGACCCTCGCGGCAGACATGGACTCGCACTGCGACTGTGCCGCCGAGACGCCGGCCGCCGAGCAGCCGTCGGGGAGGATCAACAAGGCCGCGTTCAAGTTGTTCAGGAAGAGGAAATCGGGCGGCGCGATGCCCAGCATTTTCGGGGTCAAAAACAAAGGGGACGCGAAAGGCTCGGGTCCGACGGGGATGGCGAGGAGCCGGACCCACGACGGCCTGGCCGAG GGCGCCCGGGGAGAGGACGCCGCGGGGCACCGGCGCGCCGAGGAGCCCCGGGCACCCCCGGAGCCGGGCGCGGGGGAGGAGGCGCACCCGGCCGAGGAAGCCTGCAGGACAGGTGACGCTCCGGCACCGCCCGTCCCCCTGCTCGACGCGGAGTGCGGCGGCCGGGCGGCGGCCGCCCCCGACCCTTCCTCTGTCGATCCGCCCTCAGACCCGTCGGCCGATCGtatttgtttgatgttttctgaCGTGACTTCACTGAAAAGCTTTGACTCTCTTACAGGCTGCGGAGATATTATTGCAGACCCGGAGGACGAGGCGGGTCCCAGCTGCGACAAGCATGCCCCCGGGCCTGGCAAGCCAGCCCTGTCTAAAAAGAACCCCGGCGTGGTGGCCTACCAGGGCGGAGGGGAGGAGATGGCGAGCCCGGACGAGCTGGACGACACCTATCTCCAGGAGTTCTGGGACATGCTGTCGCAGACCGAGGACCAGGCCCGAGGGCCCCAGGAGGCAGCGgccacggcggcggcggcggcggcggcggcggccctgGACGCCCAGGTGGGGCCGGAGACCCCCAAAGACGCCAGGTGCGCAGAAGGGGCCAAGGACGTGCCGTTGGGCAAGCACCGGAGGCTCAACCGGGTTCCCATGGAGCTCCATCCCAAGGAGGAGCCCAAACCCCCGGAGAAGGAGCAGCAGGAGGGCGTCCCCAACAGCGACGAGGGCTACTGGGATTCCACCACTCCGGGCCCGGAGGAGGACAgcgccggcggcggcggcggcggcggcggcaggaaGGCGGCCCTCCCCCGGGATAGCTACAGCGGGGACGCGCTCTACGACCTCTACTCCGATCCGGATGCGGGCCCGGCCGTCGTCCCCGCCAGCGAGGAGACGGCCTGCTTGTCCCGGTTAAAGCCCGTGTCCCCGGTCACCATCACCTGCCCGCTGCGCACACCAGGCAGCCTGCTGAAGGACTCTAAAATCCCCATCAGCATCAAGCACCTCGCGAACCTCCCGTCCAGCCATCCCGTAGCGCACCAGCAACCGGTCAGGAGTGAGATGCCCAGAACAAAAATCCCGGTTTCCAAAGTGCTGGTCCGCAGGGTCAGCAACAGGGGCTTGGCTGGGACCACCATCCGGGCAGCGGCGTGCCACGACACTGCCAAAAAGTTGTGA